The Candidatus Zixiibacteriota bacterium genome contains a region encoding:
- the rpmG gene encoding 50S ribosomal protein L33 — protein MSHDMVTLACSECKRRNYSTRKNNKAHPERMEYWRHYDKHTQHREMR, from the coding sequence ATGTCGCATGATATGGTCACCCTTGCCTGTTCTGAGTGTAAACGGCGTAATTATTCAACTCGGAAAAACAATAAGGCCCATCCCGAGCGGATGGAATATTGGCGGCATTACGATAAACATACTCAGCATCGCGAGATGCGGTGA
- the secE gene encoding preprotein translocase subunit SecE has protein sequence MQKIVKFLKETKAEMIKVTWPTRQEIVGSTIVTVVVAIIVSIFIGIVDFALDKIVRTIF, from the coding sequence GTGCAGAAAATTGTAAAGTTCTTAAAGGAAACGAAGGCCGAAATGATAAAGGTAACCTGGCCGACCCGGCAGGAAATCGTCGGTTCGACCATTGTTACGGTCGTGGTAGCCATAATCGTTTCAATATTTATCGGTATTGTTGACTTCGCGCTGGATAAGATCGTAAGAACAATATTTTAA
- the nusG gene encoding transcription termination/antitermination protein NusG, translating into MALLWYAVHTYSGHEQKAKRYLESAIQSSALIEKFGDVLIPTEQVTEMKDGKRSTSTKKFLPSYILVEVDLDKATQNMVISTPGITNFVGAKGKPQPLKQEEVNRILGQVDQTREAEVTDIPFMAGDQVKVIDGPFADFAGFISEVNMERKKAKVMVSIFGRPTPVELDFLQVEMVKQK; encoded by the coding sequence ATGGCATTACTCTGGTACGCGGTACATACATACTCTGGCCACGAACAAAAGGCCAAGAGATATCTGGAATCGGCCATTCAGTCTTCGGCATTGATCGAAAAATTTGGTGATGTGCTAATTCCCACCGAGCAGGTTACGGAAATGAAGGACGGTAAACGGTCAACTTCCACCAAAAAGTTTCTGCCCAGCTACATTCTTGTTGAAGTGGATTTGGATAAAGCAACTCAAAATATGGTTATCTCGACCCCAGGGATTACGAACTTCGTTGGCGCCAAAGGAAAACCTCAGCCGCTAAAGCAGGAAGAAGTTAATCGGATACTCGGTCAGGTAGATCAAACTCGTGAAGCCGAGGTAACCGATATCCCATTTATGGCAGGTGACCAGGTTAAGGTCATTGACGGACCCTTCGCGGATTTTGCCGGGTTTATTTCGGAAGTGAATATGGAGCGCAAAAAAGCCAAGGTTATGGTTTCGATATTCGGTCGTCCAACGCCGGTTGAACTTGACTTTCTCCAGGTAGAGATGGTCAAACAAAAGTGA
- the rplK gene encoding 50S ribosomal protein L11 — MAKKIDSFIKLQIPAGNANPAPPVGPALGQHGVNIMEFCKAFNARTQKDVGLIIPVVITVYKDKSFSFITKTPPAAVLIKKALGLAKGSGEPNRDKVGEITRAQLEEIAKIKMIDLNASSMDTAIEIIAGTCRSMGVDVQN, encoded by the coding sequence GTGGCTAAAAAGATTGATTCATTTATAAAGTTGCAAATTCCGGCCGGTAATGCCAATCCTGCCCCTCCGGTTGGCCCCGCATTGGGTCAGCACGGTGTCAATATAATGGAATTTTGTAAGGCGTTTAATGCTCGAACCCAAAAAGATGTCGGTCTGATTATTCCGGTGGTAATTACCGTTTATAAAGACAAATCCTTTTCGTTCATTACCAAAACCCCTCCGGCGGCTGTTTTAATTAAAAAAGCACTTGGCCTGGCGAAGGGTTCGGGAGAGCCAAATAGAGATAAAGTAGGTGAAATTACAAGAGCTCAACTGGAAGAAATCGCGAAAATAAAGATGATTGATCTCAATGCTTCCAGTATGGATACTGCAATTGAAATAATTGCCGGCACGTGCCGGTCAATGGGTGTTGATGTGCAGAATTAA
- the rplA gene encoding 50S ribosomal protein L1: MKKSKNQRAVLERFDKLKQYSVEESIGFIKDNSFAKFDESIDINLKLGVDPRHADQIVRGTVSLPHGTGKSIKVIAFAQGEKAKEAEEAGADYIGGDEEAQKIQEGWIDFDVVVATPDMMGKIGRLGKILGPRGLMPNPKSGTVTMDVGKAVKELKAGKIEFRVDRQGGLSSSIGKVSFDKEKLIKNAMEFMSAIVRAKPPAAKGTYIKSASISSTMGVGLRLDHNAILLELKK; encoded by the coding sequence GTGAAAAAATCAAAAAACCAACGTGCTGTTTTAGAAAGATTTGATAAACTCAAACAGTATTCCGTTGAAGAATCGATCGGTTTTATTAAGGACAATTCCTTCGCCAAATTTGATGAATCGATTGATATTAATCTAAAACTCGGCGTTGATCCGCGGCATGCCGATCAAATCGTTCGCGGAACGGTTTCGTTACCGCATGGAACGGGTAAGTCTATTAAGGTGATCGCATTTGCCCAGGGCGAGAAGGCTAAAGAAGCCGAAGAAGCCGGAGCGGATTATATCGGCGGTGATGAAGAAGCTCAAAAAATCCAGGAAGGCTGGATTGATTTTGACGTCGTGGTTGCTACTCCCGATATGATGGGCAAAATCGGACGATTAGGTAAAATACTCGGTCCTCGCGGTCTTATGCCTAATCCCAAATCCGGAACGGTAACAATGGATGTCGGGAAAGCGGTCAAAGAACTGAAAGCCGGAAAAATTGAGTTCCGTGTCGACCGTCAGGGCGGTCTATCATCATCTATCGGCAAGGTTTCGTTTGATAAAGAAAAGCTAATCAAAAACGCGATGGAATTTATGAGTGCCATCGTTCGCGCCAAACCGCCGGCGGCCAAAGGAACTTATATTAAAAGCGCCAGCATCAGCTCTACCATGGGTGTCGGTTTAAGACTCGATCATAACGCGATTCTGCTCGAGCTGAAGAAGTAG